One genomic segment of Rhizorhabdus phycosphaerae includes these proteins:
- a CDS encoding DUF1428 domain-containing protein has translation MTYVDGFVLAVPNDHIDAYKAMAERARDVWMEHGALSYVEALGDDTPVGELTSFPRAVHLKENETVVFSWITYASREDRDAIMKKVMEDPRLKQDMESMPFDGKRMIYGGFRTIVSS, from the coding sequence ATGACCTATGTCGACGGTTTCGTGCTGGCCGTACCGAACGATCATATCGATGCGTACAAGGCAATGGCCGAGCGGGCGCGCGATGTCTGGATGGAGCATGGCGCCCTGTCCTATGTCGAGGCGCTGGGGGACGACACCCCGGTCGGCGAACTGACCAGCTTCCCGCGCGCCGTGCATCTGAAGGAAAATGAGACGGTCGTATTTTCCTGGATTACCTATGCCTCGCGCGAGGACCGCGACGCGATCATGAAGAAGGTGATGGAGGACCCGCGCCTCAAGCAGGATATGGAGAGCATGCCGTTCGACGGGAAGCGCATGATCTATGGCGGTTTCCGGACCATCGTCAGCAGCTGA
- a CDS encoding GFA family protein, with protein MSYEGSCHCGKVAFSVEGDAPTQAIACNCSHCRRKGFLLSFVPAAQFTLLRGEDALKSYLFNRHSIEHRFCTDCGTQPFALGKMPDGSAMAAINLRCVEAIDPDGLEVQKVDGASF; from the coding sequence ATGAGCTACGAAGGCAGCTGCCATTGCGGCAAGGTCGCTTTCTCGGTCGAGGGGGACGCCCCGACGCAGGCGATCGCGTGCAACTGCTCGCACTGTCGGCGCAAGGGCTTCCTCCTGAGCTTCGTGCCGGCGGCGCAGTTCACGCTGCTGCGCGGTGAGGATGCGCTGAAAAGCTACCTCTTCAACCGGCATTCGATCGAGCACCGCTTCTGCACCGATTGCGGCACGCAGCCCTTCGCGCTGGGCAAGATGCCCGATGGAAGCGCCATGGCCGCGATCAATCTGCGGTGCGTCGAGGCGATCGATCCCGATGGCCTCGAGGTGCAGAAGGTCGACGGGGCGAGCTTCTGA
- a CDS encoding DUF72 domain-containing protein codes for MAGSIHIGVGGWTYEPWRDNFYPKGLVQSRELEYASRHVTAIEINGTYYGTQKRESWRKWADTVPDGFRFTAKASRYCTNRRVLAEAGESIAKFLGQGLAELGPKLGPILWQFAPTKAFDADDFARFLDLLPQSQEDVPLGHALEVRHPSFACPAFVDLARERSCAIVFADHPDYPEIADLTAPFVYARLQKTAAEAAAGYPSDRLDHWAQVARGWSAGAAPDGLSYAGEPSAGTGTPRDLYLFVISGAKERNPAAAEALIGRLG; via the coding sequence ATGGCGGGCTCGATCCATATCGGGGTGGGCGGTTGGACCTATGAGCCGTGGCGCGACAATTTCTATCCCAAGGGCCTCGTCCAGTCGCGCGAGCTCGAATATGCCAGCCGGCATGTCACCGCGATCGAGATCAACGGCACCTATTACGGTACCCAGAAGCGGGAAAGCTGGCGCAAATGGGCCGATACGGTCCCCGACGGCTTCCGCTTCACGGCCAAGGCCTCGCGCTATTGTACCAACCGCCGCGTCCTCGCCGAGGCGGGGGAGTCGATCGCGAAATTCCTCGGGCAGGGCCTGGCCGAACTCGGGCCGAAGCTGGGACCGATCCTCTGGCAGTTCGCACCGACCAAGGCGTTCGACGCCGATGACTTCGCCCGCTTCCTCGATCTGCTGCCGCAGAGCCAGGAAGATGTGCCGCTCGGACACGCACTGGAAGTCCGGCATCCGAGCTTTGCCTGCCCGGCCTTCGTCGATCTGGCGCGCGAGCGGAGCTGTGCGATCGTGTTCGCCGACCATCCGGACTATCCGGAGATCGCTGACCTTACCGCGCCGTTCGTCTACGCGCGGCTGCAGAAGACCGCAGCGGAGGCGGCGGCGGGCTATCCGTCGGATCGGCTCGACCATTGGGCCCAGGTCGCGCGTGGCTGGTCAGCCGGAGCGGCGCCCGACGGGCTTTCCTATGCCGGCGAGCCATCCGCCGGAACAGGCACGCCGCGCGATCTATATCTGTTCGTGATTTCGGGTGCCAAGGAGCGCAACCCGGCGGCGGCCGAGGCTCTGATCGGGCGGCTGGGCTGA
- a CDS encoding LLM class flavin-dependent oxidoreductase produces the protein MSSPAPFRLSVLDQSPVPEGSDAAQTVRDTIELAQLCDALGYDRYWLAEHHASLSIIGVAPEVLIGPVALATERIRVGSGGIMLPHFSPFKVAETFRLLGAIAPGRIDLGLGRAPGSDQRTAYALQRDRTRRIPSDDFPQSVAELLAYLSDSLPDDHPFAPLAGSLPDGTKGSPDPWMLGSSPDSAQWAGELGLPYCIADFINPHAVPLADLYRKAFRPSRWAAGPRVMVASWAIAAEDRAEAEELALPFGMMFAHLMRGQTIRVPSVETARKWAAENPGVSRRDRRMLLGDGPAVRAAIEEVAELYGAQEMMLVNIMSDHAKRLRSYRIVAEAFDMVGAMEPA, from the coding sequence ATGAGCAGCCCAGCCCCCTTTCGCCTTTCGGTTCTCGACCAGTCCCCGGTGCCTGAGGGCAGCGACGCAGCGCAGACCGTGCGCGACACGATCGAACTCGCGCAACTGTGCGACGCGCTAGGCTATGATCGCTACTGGCTGGCCGAGCATCATGCCTCGCTGAGCATCATCGGCGTCGCACCCGAGGTCCTGATCGGTCCGGTGGCGCTCGCCACCGAAAGGATCAGGGTCGGCTCGGGCGGGATCATGCTGCCGCATTTCTCCCCGTTCAAAGTCGCCGAGACCTTCCGCCTGCTGGGAGCGATCGCGCCGGGGCGTATCGACCTGGGCCTCGGCCGCGCTCCCGGTTCGGACCAGCGCACCGCCTATGCACTCCAGCGCGACCGCACGCGGCGTATCCCGTCGGACGACTTTCCGCAGAGCGTGGCCGAACTGCTCGCCTATCTGTCGGACAGCCTGCCCGACGATCACCCCTTCGCCCCGCTCGCCGGATCGCTGCCCGACGGCACCAAAGGGTCGCCTGACCCCTGGATGCTCGGCTCCTCGCCCGACAGCGCGCAATGGGCGGGCGAACTGGGCCTGCCCTATTGCATCGCCGACTTCATCAATCCGCACGCCGTCCCGCTTGCTGACCTCTATCGCAAGGCCTTCCGCCCCTCACGCTGGGCAGCCGGACCCCGTGTGATGGTCGCCAGCTGGGCGATCGCCGCAGAGGATCGTGCGGAAGCGGAGGAGCTGGCGCTGCCGTTCGGCATGATGTTCGCGCATCTGATGCGCGGCCAGACGATCCGCGTTCCCTCGGTCGAGACGGCCCGCAAATGGGCCGCCGAGAATCCGGGCGTCTCACGGCGTGATCGGCGCATGCTGCTCGGCGACGGGCCGGCTGTCAGGGCAGCGATCGAGGAGGTCGCGGAGCTCTACGGCGCGCAGGAGATGATGCTGGTCAACATCATGTCCGACCATGCCAAGCGCCTGCGCTCCTACCGCATCGTGGCGGAGGCCTTCGACATGGTCGGCGCGATGGAGCCCGCCTGA
- a CDS encoding peroxiredoxin, protein MRALLQSLAGVALAFTVAAPATAALKVGAQAPMFDTRASLGGKDFDFALAQALKKGPVVLYFFPAAFTSGCTVEAHEFAEATDDFAKMGATVIGMAADPIEKLNKFSVEECRNKFAVGVATKPMIKGYDVALESGLLPNVTGRTNRTSYVIAPNGKVIFVHSAMGVAGHVSGTMAAVKAWKAKH, encoded by the coding sequence ATGCGTGCTTTGCTCCAATCGCTGGCCGGCGTTGCCTTGGCCTTCACCGTCGCCGCACCCGCGACCGCTGCCCTCAAGGTCGGGGCGCAGGCGCCGATGTTCGATACGCGCGCGTCGCTTGGCGGCAAGGACTTCGACTTCGCTCTGGCGCAGGCCCTGAAGAAGGGACCGGTCGTCCTCTATTTCTTCCCTGCCGCCTTCACCTCGGGCTGCACGGTCGAGGCGCATGAGTTCGCCGAGGCGACCGACGACTTCGCCAAGATGGGCGCGACGGTCATCGGCATGGCCGCCGACCCGATCGAGAAGCTTAATAAATTCTCGGTCGAGGAATGCCGCAACAAATTCGCGGTCGGGGTCGCCACAAAGCCGATGATCAAGGGCTATGACGTCGCGCTCGAGTCCGGCCTTCTCCCCAATGTGACCGGGCGGACCAACCGCACCTCCTATGTCATCGCGCCGAACGGCAAGGTGATCTTCGTCCATTCGGCGATGGGCGTCGCCGGCCATGTCAGCGGCACGATGGCAGCGGTGAAGGCCTGGAAAGCCAAGCACTGA
- a CDS encoding retroviral-like aspartic protease family protein has translation MPFAASAQPRDMGTIEQVQGGKDLSQRLTVPVTIGGSGPYAFVVDTGAERTVISRELADRLTLAPSESVTLLSIAGEDRVETAVVPGLALASARTRMGRFDAPLLSQQHLGAVGMLGIDSLQTKKVVLDFRRMRMTIADAPRRPQTDSDEIVVTARRRLGQLILVDSEIDGQKVNVIIDTGTAVSIGNPALRTRLERQGRMMPLVPISITSVTGAQTPADYGAIRTIRLGGVTLNNMPIAFADARIFHRLGLDRRPSLLLGMDALKLFDRVSIDFLNRSVRFVMPGDAFFTPAPRLAALLPGQG, from the coding sequence ATGCCCTTTGCAGCCTCGGCGCAGCCCCGGGACATGGGCACGATCGAGCAGGTGCAGGGCGGAAAAGATTTGAGTCAAAGGCTCACCGTGCCAGTCACGATCGGCGGATCAGGTCCCTATGCCTTCGTCGTCGACACCGGAGCCGAGCGCACGGTGATCTCGCGCGAACTGGCCGACAGGCTTACGCTCGCCCCATCCGAAAGCGTGACGCTGCTCAGCATCGCCGGCGAAGATCGGGTCGAGACGGCGGTCGTTCCGGGCCTCGCGCTCGCTTCCGCCCGCACCCGCATGGGCCGCTTCGATGCGCCGCTGCTGTCGCAGCAGCATCTGGGCGCCGTCGGCATGCTCGGCATTGACAGCCTGCAGACGAAGAAGGTCGTGCTCGATTTCCGCAGGATGCGGATGACGATCGCCGACGCTCCCCGCCGCCCCCAGACGGACAGCGACGAAATCGTCGTGACGGCGCGCCGCCGCCTCGGACAGCTGATTCTGGTCGATTCCGAAATCGATGGGCAGAAGGTCAACGTCATCATCGACACGGGAACGGCGGTGTCGATCGGCAATCCCGCCCTCCGCACGCGGCTTGAGCGGCAGGGCAGAATGATGCCTCTGGTGCCGATCAGCATCACCAGCGTGACGGGTGCGCAGACGCCGGCCGACTATGGCGCGATCAGGACGATCCGGCTGGGCGGGGTGACGCTCAACAACATGCCCATCGCCTTCGCCGACGCCCGCATCTTCCACAGGCTCGGTCTCGACCGGCGCCCGTCGCTGCTACTGGGCATGGACGCGCTGAAACTGTTCGACCGGGTGTCGATCGACTTTCTGAACCGCAGCGTGCGCTTCGTGATGCCAGGGGACGCCTTCTTCACCCCGGCACCGCGTCTCGCGGCGCTTTTGCCGGGACAGGGCTGA
- a CDS encoding DUF4398 domain-containing protein, translating to MRKLVLTAVAAAAMTAVVAPTAAFAGDEDEARVAIAAARAKIDAADKAGVGGNAADVLSRSRASLDEANVQFKKDEDRAARALANEAEALADLATATAEMRQLETERAKLAAN from the coding sequence ATGAGGAAACTGGTTCTGACCGCCGTCGCCGCCGCAGCGATGACGGCCGTGGTCGCCCCGACCGCCGCATTTGCAGGTGACGAAGACGAGGCCCGAGTGGCAATTGCTGCCGCGCGCGCCAAGATCGACGCCGCCGACAAGGCCGGCGTAGGTGGCAATGCCGCCGACGTGCTGAGCCGCAGCCGCGCGTCGCTCGACGAAGCCAATGTCCAGTTCAAGAAGGACGAGGATCGCGCGGCGCGCGCGCTGGCCAACGAGGCCGAGGCGCTGGCCGACCTCGCGACCGCGACCGCCGAGATGCGCCAGCTCGAAACCGAGCGCGCGAAGCTCGCTGCGAACTGA
- a CDS encoding OmpA family protein: protein MNKFMLTLAGATALAGLATPALADKTDKLVTDQYREKIAVARAEPGVAEFGGAYLDRATDRIAKLDKKLDNDKAGQAKAVAGEIDALIETARTRAKIAMMKKDLEVAKADSAARTTAEVAAAQAAAANAQADAAAAQAEAARLRDQMKEYQLRQTQLGATLVLQDVVFETGKADLKPGAAQRLQPLAQYLQANPEVKVRIDGHTDSQGSDAYNQQLSEARAQSVRTALASMGVAGDRITALGHGESEPVADNKDVAGRQQNRRVEVTLVGQQAASFAALR from the coding sequence ATGAACAAGTTCATGCTGACGCTCGCCGGCGCGACCGCGCTGGCGGGCCTCGCCACCCCGGCGCTGGCCGACAAGACCGACAAGCTGGTCACCGATCAATATCGTGAGAAGATCGCGGTCGCCCGCGCCGAGCCCGGTGTTGCCGAGTTCGGCGGCGCCTATCTTGATCGCGCCACCGATCGCATCGCCAAGCTCGACAAGAAGCTCGATAACGACAAGGCCGGTCAGGCCAAGGCCGTTGCCGGCGAGATCGACGCGCTGATCGAAACGGCGCGGACGCGCGCCAAGATCGCGATGATGAAGAAGGATCTCGAGGTGGCGAAGGCGGATTCGGCCGCCCGCACCACCGCCGAAGTCGCAGCCGCACAGGCAGCGGCTGCCAACGCCCAGGCCGATGCCGCGGCAGCGCAGGCGGAAGCCGCGCGTCTTCGCGATCAGATGAAGGAGTATCAGCTCCGCCAGACCCAGCTTGGGGCAACGCTTGTCCTGCAAGACGTCGTCTTCGAGACCGGCAAGGCCGACCTGAAGCCGGGTGCGGCACAGCGCCTGCAGCCGCTGGCGCAATATCTTCAGGCTAATCCAGAGGTAAAGGTCCGTATCGACGGCCATACCGACTCGCAGGGCAGCGATGCCTATAACCAGCAGCTGTCGGAGGCGCGCGCCCAGTCGGTGCGTACCGCGCTCGCGTCTATGGGTGTCGCGGGCGACCGCATCACGGCGCTGGGCCATGGCGAAAGCGAGCCGGTCGCCGATAATAAGGACGTTGCAGGTCGCCAGCAGAACCGACGCGTCGAGGTGACGCTGGTGGGTCAGCAGGCGGCGTCTTTCGCTGCCCTGCGTTGA